In a genomic window of Vicia villosa cultivar HV-30 ecotype Madison, WI unplaced genomic scaffold, Vvil1.0 ctg.000534F_1_1, whole genome shotgun sequence:
- the LOC131629189 gene encoding uncharacterized protein LOC131629189: MPISQKIPFIKETPFLMHKYIKWIVNVVGDGNCGYRAVSGLLGNGEDSHTLVRHQLIQELKTHKDSYMRLYEEEIKFEAVNEALVPWLGAYTSVSKWMRFPKMGHLIANAYDRVCIDLTRYGCPISPTSPEWTLYHTEDVEALTDLFVDRMHEFERLNNIEKESNKEKSKLEPHIHLAGDSSFDVFCSFKVLHYNSALLKELTGKVPLIYT, encoded by the exons ATGCCTATTTCACAGAAAATTCCATTCATCAAAGAGACACCATTTTTAATGCACAAATACATCAAGTGGATCGTCAATGTTGTGGGGGACGGTAATTGCGGTTACCGGGCCGTGTCGGGGTTGCTTGGTAATGGAGAGGATAGCCATACTCTTGTCCGTCATCAACTTATCCAAGAGTTGAAGACGCATAAAGACTCGTACATGCGATTATATGAAGAGGAAATTAAATTTGAAGCAGTTAACGAAGCTCTTGTTCCTTGGTTGGGCGCTTACACATCCGTGTCAAAATGGATGAGATTCCCGAAAATGGGACATCTTATTGCAAACGCGTATGATAGGGTGTGCATTGACCTGACGCGTTATG GATGCCCCATATCGCCTACCTCACCGGAATGGACGCTTTATCATACCGAAGATGTCGAGGCGTTGACCGATCtttttgttgataggatgcacGAATTTGAAAGATTGAACAACATTGAAAAGGAATCGAATAAGGAAAAGTCAAAGTTAGAACCACATATACATTTAGCCGGCGATAGTTCTTTTGATGTGTTTTgtagtttcaaagt GTTGCATTATAATTCTGCCTTGCTAAAAGAACTAACAGGGAAAGTTCCGTTGAT ATATACTTAA
- the LOC131629173 gene encoding vacuolar protein sorting-associated protein 51 homolog, which translates to MGADEPQLDDKAKRMRDLLSSFYSPDPSISSNSTGITSPKHASIDDINSSEFDPDQYMNILVYKSNLEGLLQRHVEMAAEIKNLDTDLQMLVYENYNKFISATDTIKRMKSNISGMETNMEQLLDKIMSVQSRSDNVNTSLFDKREHIEKLHRTCNLLRKVQFIYDLPDRLGKCIKSEAYADAVRFYIGAMPIFKAYGDSSFQDCKQASEEAIANVIRNLQGKLFSDSESIQVRAEAAVLLKQLDFPVNNLKAQLLEKLEQSITDIQLSPEEINIASGDFSPSASPHKATTHEFMEAVRALLVIFPDSEKQLIKLAQDLVTKNFVIAKEYVKTRIHPADLLGVLRVVWNDVLLIDEVLPEATLSNHSLQAASAVVTVYVRSAFSHLLEDISDSFLQVLKKDGAEQYSLEAVLDASTKAVLQGGMNILLDFRKILDDDSGILVRLRELFVDLVQEGFQDFFRQLEDQFLLFSGRNNSSAIQVHGLAAEGAIVEKAFPGLVLVLAQLSAFIEQTVIPKITEEIAASFSGGSVRGYESRPAFIPGEICRKFRSAGEKFLHLYINMRTQRISLILKKRFTTPNWVKHKEPREVHMFVDFFLQELEAIVNEVKQILPQGTRKHRRTDSNGSSVSSRSNPLREEKLGRSNTQRARSQLLETHLAKLFKQKVEIFTKIEYTQESVVTTIVKLCLKSLQEFVRLHTFNRSGFQQVQLDILFLRTPFREIVEDEAAVDFLLDEVIVATAERCLDPIPLEPPILDKLIQAKLTKTKEQSTTVSS; encoded by the exons ATGGGTGCAGATGAACCACAGCTCGATGATAAAGCAAAGAGAATGCGAGATCTGTTATCCAGTTTCTACTCTCCAGACCCTTCCATCTCTTCCAACTCCACCGGCATCACTTCCCCCAAACACGCTTCAATCGACGACATTAACTCCTCTGAATTCGATCCCGATCAATACATGAACATACTC GTATATAAGTCCAATTTGGAAGGGTTACTTCAGCGACATGTTGAAATGGCAGCTGAAATTAAGAATCTTGATACTGATTTGCAAATGCTTGTTTACGAGAATTATAACAAGTTCATTAGCGCTACAGATACTATAAAGAG GATGAAAAGTAACATTTCAGGGATGGAGACTAATATGGAACAGCTTCTTGACAAG ATAATGTCTGTGCAGTCAAGGAGTGACAATGTGAACACTTCATTATTTGACAAAAGGGAGCATATTGAAAAGCTTCATAGGACTTGCAATCTTCTTCGGAAAGTTCAG TTTATATATGATCTTCCTGATAGACTTGGCAAGTGCATCAAGTCGGAGGCGTATGCAGATGCAGTTAGGTTTTACATTGGAGCAATGCCAATTTTTAAG GCATATGGAGATTCATCGTTTCAGGACTGTAAGCAAGCATCTGAAGAAGCAATAGCTAATGTAATAAGAAACCTGCAG GGGAAGCTATTTTCAGATTCTGAATCAATACAAGTGAGAGCCGAGGCTGCAGTGCTCCTTAAGCAGTTGGATTTTCCg GTGAACAATTTGAAGGCACAGTTACTTGAGAAATTAGAACAGTCCATTACAGACATTCAACTGAGCCCTGAGGAAATAAACATTGCTTCGGGAGACTTTTCTCCTTCAGCATCTCCTCACAAG GCAACAACTCATGAATTTATGGAGGCAGTTCGTGCTCTTTTAGTCATATTTCCGGATTCAGAAAAGCAGTTAATCAAACTCGCTCAAGATTTGGTTACAAA GAATTTTGTGATTGCAAAGGAATATGTAAAGACACGGATTCACCCAGCAGATCTACTCGGTGTTCTTC GAGTTGTTTGGAATGATGTACTTCTGATAGATGAAGTCTTGCCGGAAGCAACTCTCTCTAACCATTCTCTTCAG GCTGCAAGTGCTGTTGTTACGGTGTATGTTAGAAGTGCATTTTCTCATCTTCTGGAAGACATCTCAG ACTCCTTCTTACAAGTCCTGAAAAAGGATGGAGCAGAGCAGTACTCTCTTGAAGCTGTTCTTGATGCTAGTACAAAAGCAGTTCTGCAAGGAGGCATGAACATCTTGTTG GACTTCCGCAAAATTTTAGATGATGACTCTGGGATCTTAGTTAGACTAAGAGAGTTATTTGTTGATTTGGttcaagaaggatttcaagatTTTTTTAGGCAACTTGAAGATCAGTTCCTCCTATTTTCGGGAAGAAATAATTCTTCAGCTATTCAAGTTCATGGTTTGGCGGCAGAGGGAGCTATTGTTGAAAAAGCTTTTCCTGGCCTTGTCCTAGTGCTGGCACAATTGTCTGCTTTTATTGAACAAACTGTCATCCCCAAAATCACTGAG GAAATAGCTGCTTCCTTTTCTGGTGGTAGTGTTAGAGGCTATGAATCTAGACCTGCATTTATTCCTGGAGAAATATGTAGAAAATTCCGCTCAGCTGGTGAAAAATTCCTGCACCTG TACATAAATATGAGAACTCAAAGGATTTCACTTATTCTGAAGAAGAGGTTTACAACACCTAATTGGGTTAAG CATAAGGAGCCAAGAGAAGTGCACATGTTTGTTGATTTTTTTCTTCAAGAG CTTGAAGCTATAGTTAATGAAGTGAAGCAGATTTTGCCTCAAGGCACACGTAAGCACCGCAGGACGGATAGTAATGGAAGTAGTGTTTCATCAAGGAGTAACCCCTTGCGGGAGGAGAAATTGGGTAGGTCAAATACTCAAAGGGCAAGGAGCCAGCTTCTGGAAACACATCTAGCAAAACTGTTTAAGCAAAAAGTTGAAATTTTCACAAAAATAGAATATACACAG GAGTCCGTTGTTACTACTATAGTGAAACTCTGCCTGAAAAGTTTACAAGAATTTGTCCGTCTCCACACTTTTAACAGGAGTGGATTCCAACAAGTTCAACTGGATATCCTGTTCCTGAGGACCCCTTTTAGGGAAATAGTTGAAGATGAAGCCGCAGTCGATTTCTTGCTTGATGAG GTGATTGTTGCTACTGCTGAGCGGTGTCTCGATCCAATTCCTTTGGAGCCTCCCATTCTGGACAAACTTATACAAGCAAAGTTGACTAAAACTAAGGAACAGAGCACAACAGTCTCTTCGTAA